The following are encoded together in the Microbacterium hatanonis genome:
- a CDS encoding stealth conserved region 3 domain-containing protein → MPRITPLPAETDPLRRILSRDDVRLSDGILHLVGDDTAPAEARDADLLYIAAALESASIDIILVRDTNRRPKIVVDLADAAAALSALRLAAADEPLYFKTSGEDPTPVHTATLATDAVSAMAVFRPRTSVDGAFRYGSALAPHLEFWRFGDTLVEAPRPNALTRRVMAASDLSFVEVERHGRRWRTVEGMFEPHANEFTEDVDMVFSWVDGTDSEFQRQRAARMQGYVVGDGDDAPARYRQIDELRYALRSVHMYAPWVRRIFIATDSPRPAWLDDHPNVTIVRSEEFFADPSTLPTHNSHAVEAQLHRIEGLAEHFLYSNDDMFFGRPVSPELFFSGSGVSRFVESGIRIGGGASAPERSGHDNALRVNRALLRERFGRVITHDLEHSAVPMRRSIAAELERTFADDYARTAGSRFRSATDVSVTNSLYHYYSLFTGRAVVTTEPRVRYIQTTKLDSLRRMERLIERRDTDMFCLNDGSEPEIPEEMRVKALRSCLERYFPVRAPWERAEAVSAELSGSPSSEPSAATMV, encoded by the coding sequence TTGCCCCGAATCACACCGCTGCCGGCTGAGACCGATCCGCTTCGCCGCATCCTCTCGCGGGACGACGTCCGTCTCTCCGACGGCATCCTGCACCTCGTCGGAGACGACACCGCTCCGGCCGAGGCGCGCGACGCCGACCTGCTCTACATCGCCGCGGCGCTCGAGTCGGCGTCGATCGACATCATCCTCGTGCGCGACACGAACCGCCGCCCGAAGATCGTCGTGGATCTGGCGGATGCTGCGGCCGCGCTCTCCGCCCTGCGCCTGGCCGCAGCGGACGAACCGCTCTACTTCAAGACGTCGGGCGAAGACCCCACGCCCGTGCACACCGCGACGCTCGCGACCGACGCCGTCTCGGCGATGGCCGTGTTCCGACCCCGCACCTCGGTCGACGGCGCGTTCCGCTACGGTTCCGCCCTGGCGCCGCACCTCGAGTTCTGGCGCTTCGGCGACACGCTGGTCGAGGCCCCGCGCCCGAACGCCCTCACCCGGCGCGTGATGGCCGCGTCCGACCTGTCCTTCGTCGAGGTAGAACGCCACGGTCGACGGTGGCGCACGGTGGAGGGCATGTTCGAGCCCCACGCGAACGAGTTCACCGAAGACGTCGACATGGTCTTCTCATGGGTGGACGGCACCGACTCGGAGTTCCAGCGCCAGCGCGCCGCCCGCATGCAGGGGTACGTGGTCGGCGACGGCGACGACGCACCCGCGCGGTACCGCCAGATCGACGAGCTCCGCTACGCCCTGCGCAGCGTGCACATGTACGCACCGTGGGTCCGACGGATCTTCATCGCGACCGACTCTCCGCGACCGGCGTGGCTCGACGACCACCCGAACGTGACGATCGTGCGCAGCGAGGAGTTCTTCGCCGACCCGTCGACTCTTCCCACCCACAACTCGCATGCGGTCGAGGCGCAGCTGCACCGCATCGAGGGTCTCGCCGAGCACTTCCTCTACAGCAACGACGACATGTTCTTCGGTCGCCCCGTCTCACCCGAGCTGTTCTTCAGCGGATCGGGCGTCAGCCGATTCGTCGAGAGCGGCATCCGCATCGGCGGCGGCGCGTCCGCGCCGGAGCGCTCGGGCCACGACAACGCGCTGCGCGTGAACCGGGCGCTGCTCCGGGAGCGCTTCGGGCGCGTGATCACCCACGACCTCGAGCACAGCGCCGTCCCGATGCGCCGCTCGATCGCCGCCGAACTCGAGCGCACCTTCGCCGACGACTACGCGCGCACCGCGGGCAGCCGATTCCGCTCGGCCACCGACGTCTCGGTGACGAACAGCCTGTACCACTACTACTCGCTGTTCACCGGACGGGCGGTCGTGACGACCGAGCCGCGGGTGCGCTACATCCAGACCACGAAGCTCGATTCGCTGCGCAGGATGGAGCGTCTGATCGAGCGGCGCGACACCGACATGTTCTGCCTCAACGACGGCAGCGAGCCGGAGATCCCCGAAGAGATGCGGGTCAAGGCGCTGCGTTCGTGCCTCGAGCGCTACTTCCCGGTGCGCGCACCGTGGGAGCGCGCCGAAGCGGTCTCCGCCGAACTCAGCGGATCGCCGTCATCGGAGCCGTCGGCGGCGACGATGGTGTGA
- a CDS encoding phosphodiesterase → MRYAEYPKPERVLLHLSDTHLRAHGAPLYDSVDSEAYLTRALAAISASGVQPDALIFTGDLADHGEDDAYDRIAALVEPLAASLDARVIWVMGNHDDRAAFRARLLPGDAAGDAPVDRVDELDGLRVITLDTTVPGHHHGEVTDAQLRWLADELSTPAPLGTILALHHPPVPSVLELAASVELREQRRLADVLRGSDVRAIIGGHLHYSTFATFAGIPVSVASATCYTQDLTVPVGGTRPHDGAQGFNLIHVYDDTVVHSVVPLDTAAPLQFVDAAESLARLRAAGIETPAARALTPSSPPTAPMTAIR, encoded by the coding sequence ATGCGGTATGCGGAGTACCCCAAACCCGAGCGGGTACTGCTCCACCTGAGTGACACCCACCTGCGCGCGCACGGCGCCCCGCTGTACGACAGCGTCGATTCCGAGGCCTACCTCACCCGTGCGCTCGCCGCGATCTCCGCCTCGGGCGTGCAGCCCGACGCGCTGATCTTCACCGGCGATCTCGCCGATCACGGCGAGGACGACGCCTACGACCGGATCGCCGCCCTGGTCGAGCCGCTCGCCGCGTCGCTCGACGCGCGCGTCATCTGGGTCATGGGCAACCACGACGATCGCGCGGCCTTCCGCGCGCGCCTCCTGCCGGGCGACGCCGCCGGCGACGCGCCCGTAGACCGGGTCGACGAACTCGACGGCCTGCGCGTGATCACGCTCGACACCACCGTTCCGGGCCACCATCACGGCGAGGTGACCGACGCCCAGCTGCGCTGGCTCGCCGACGAGCTGTCGACCCCCGCGCCCCTGGGCACGATCCTCGCCCTGCACCACCCGCCCGTTCCGAGCGTGCTCGAGCTCGCGGCGTCCGTCGAGCTGCGCGAGCAGCGGCGCCTCGCCGATGTGCTGCGCGGCAGCGATGTGCGCGCGATCATCGGCGGCCACCTGCACTACTCGACGTTCGCGACGTTCGCGGGCATCCCGGTGTCGGTCGCCTCGGCCACCTGTTACACGCAGGACCTCACCGTGCCGGTCGGGGGAACGCGGCCCCACGACGGCGCACAGGGCTTCAACCTCATCCACGTCTACGACGACACGGTGGTGCACTCGGTCGTCCCGCTCGACACCGCGGCCCCGCTGCAGTTCGTGGATGCCGCGGAGTCGCTCGCGCGGCTGCGTGCCGCGGGCATCGAGACGCCCGCGGCTCGCGCGCTCACACCATCGTCGCCGCCGACGGCTCCGATGACGGCGATCCGCTGA
- the rsmA gene encoding 16S rRNA (adenine(1518)-N(6)/adenine(1519)-N(6))-dimethyltransferase RsmA, whose product MPVTLLGATEIRRLAAELDVTPTKKLGQNFVVDANSVRRIVQVAGVTASDRVVEIGPGLGSLTLAILETGATVTAVEIDHRLAARLAETAAAHGVPSGALTVVDADALRVTELPGDPEVLVANLPYNVSVPVLLHFLETFPALQRGVVMVQAEVGERMAAGPGSKIYGAPSVKAAWYGSWRLAGNVSRQVFWPVPNVDSVLVAFILDSEPRGTEEERRRTFAIVDAAFQQRRKMLRQALAGVVGTTAAEASALLQSAGVAPTARGEELGVEDYLRIARISVS is encoded by the coding sequence ATGCCTGTAACCCTGCTCGGGGCGACCGAGATCCGTCGGCTGGCGGCGGAACTCGATGTCACGCCGACGAAGAAGCTCGGGCAGAACTTCGTCGTCGACGCGAACAGCGTCCGCCGGATCGTGCAGGTCGCCGGCGTCACCGCGAGCGACCGCGTCGTCGAGATCGGTCCGGGGCTCGGTTCGCTCACCCTCGCCATCCTCGAGACCGGCGCGACGGTGACGGCGGTCGAGATCGACCACCGCCTCGCCGCCCGTCTCGCCGAGACGGCCGCCGCGCACGGCGTGCCCTCCGGCGCGTTGACCGTCGTCGATGCCGACGCTCTGAGGGTGACCGAGCTGCCGGGCGATCCCGAGGTGCTGGTGGCCAACCTGCCCTACAACGTGTCGGTGCCCGTCCTCCTGCACTTCCTCGAGACGTTCCCGGCCCTGCAGCGCGGGGTCGTCATGGTGCAGGCCGAGGTGGGGGAGCGGATGGCCGCGGGGCCCGGCTCCAAGATCTACGGCGCGCCCAGCGTGAAGGCCGCCTGGTACGGGTCGTGGCGACTCGCCGGCAACGTCTCCCGGCAGGTGTTCTGGCCGGTGCCCAACGTGGACTCCGTGCTCGTCGCCTTCATCCTCGACTCCGAGCCGCGTGGCACGGAGGAGGAACGCCGACGCACCTTCGCGATCGTGGATGCGGCGTTCCAGCAGCGACGCAAGATGCTGCGGCAGGCCCTCGCGGGCGTCGTCGGCACGACGGCCGCCGAAGCATCCGCCCTGCTCCAGAGCGCCGGCGTCGCACCGACGGCTCGCGGTGAGGAGCTCGGCGTCGAGGACTACCTCCGCATCGCCCGCATCAGCGTTTCATGA